The Nitrospiraceae bacterium genome has a window encoding:
- a CDS encoding winged helix-turn-helix transcriptional regulator: MNTSVVKDTARAAELFHALADPTRLDILEELKDGERCVCELTEALDAGQSRLSFHLKVLKDAGLILDRREGRWMYYRLQIETLNELEAVIDSLKEARRVRRSSTCC; the protein is encoded by the coding sequence ATGAATACGAGCGTTGTAAAGGATACCGCGCGGGCAGCGGAGCTCTTCCACGCCCTGGCTGATCCGACGAGATTGGACATCTTGGAGGAATTGAAGGACGGCGAGCGGTGCGTATGCGAGCTGACCGAGGCGTTGGACGCAGGACAATCTCGTCTCTCGTTTCATCTCAAGGTCCTCAAGGACGCCGGACTCATCTTGGATCGGCGCGAAGGACGTTGGATGTATTATCGGTTACAGATCGAGACATTGAACGAGCTTGAAGCAGTCATTGACTCACTCAAGGAAGCCCGCCGGGTACGTCGTTCCAGCACCTGTTGCTGA
- the hflK gene encoding FtsH protease activity modulator HflK translates to MVWDPKDPWSKKGDKFDDAFKQAQGQFRQLMPSGGLRNFLLVTLIIFLIWQSAFIVGPDEEGVVKRFGVPVRVVDPGPHLKIPVVESVLQPKVAKLHRVEVGFRTDRQGRQQMVPQEALMLTGDMNILAIEFIVQYKIKSSREYLFNVADIHDTIGKAAEASMREVIGKSKIDEALTTGKAQIQQDTQEQLQRILDQYKTGVQVAAVQLQDVHPPEAVAAAFKDVTNAKEDREKLINQAQGYRNDIIPRAKGEAAQLVNQAKGYAQARLNRAQGEANRFLATLKEYNQAKDIISKRIYIETLEEILPNIDKFVLDGKGGDRALPYLPLDRFAKPAPAPSSGVHERTQ, encoded by the coding sequence ATGGTCTGGGATCCCAAGGATCCTTGGAGCAAAAAGGGCGATAAGTTCGATGACGCCTTCAAGCAGGCGCAGGGTCAATTTCGCCAGCTGATGCCCTCCGGCGGTCTTCGCAATTTCCTCCTCGTCACGCTCATCATCTTCCTCATCTGGCAAAGTGCCTTCATCGTCGGTCCCGACGAAGAAGGCGTGGTGAAGCGCTTCGGCGTGCCGGTCCGGGTCGTCGATCCCGGTCCTCACCTCAAAATTCCGGTCGTTGAAAGCGTTCTGCAACCGAAAGTCGCCAAACTTCACCGTGTCGAGGTCGGATTTCGCACCGATCGGCAAGGGCGGCAACAGATGGTTCCGCAGGAAGCGTTGATGCTGACCGGGGACATGAACATCCTCGCCATCGAATTCATTGTGCAATACAAGATCAAGAGCTCGCGCGAATACCTGTTCAACGTGGCCGACATCCACGACACAATCGGCAAAGCCGCGGAAGCCTCCATGCGCGAAGTCATCGGCAAGAGCAAAATCGACGAGGCGTTGACGACCGGGAAGGCACAGATTCAGCAGGACACGCAGGAACAGCTCCAACGTATCCTCGATCAGTATAAGACCGGCGTGCAGGTCGCGGCCGTTCAGCTGCAGGACGTGCATCCGCCGGAAGCCGTTGCCGCTGCCTTCAAGGACGTCACCAATGCCAAGGAAGACCGCGAGAAGCTGATCAACCAGGCTCAGGGCTACCGCAACGACATTATTCCCCGAGCAAAGGGCGAAGCGGCGCAGCTCGTGAACCAGGCAAAGGGCTACGCGCAAGCGCGCTTGAACCGCGCTCAAGGTGAAGCCAATCGCTTCCTCGCGACCTTGAAAGAGTACAACCAGGCCAAGGACATCATCAGCAAGCGAATCTATATCGAAACGCTCGAGGAGATCCTGCCCAACATCGACAAGTTCGTCCTCGACGGGAAAGGCGGCGACCGCGCTCTGCCCTATTTGCCCCTTGATCGTTTCGCCAAACCGGCGCCCGCACCGTCAAGCGGAGTACACGAACGGACGCAATGA
- a CDS encoding protease modulator HflC, translating into MSKQGFILAFVGVLVGLLVLGASPFYIVDVTQNAIVVQLGKPVRNVTEAGLYLKVPFIEEVTYFDKRLLDYDSDAQDVITQDKKTLLLDNFAKWRITDPLKVYQAFQSQRGALQRLHDIIYSELRVELGRHDLAEIVSTARADLMTVVTQRSNEKASAYGIEIQDVRIKRADLPEQNEKAVFARMQAERERQAKQYRAEGAEESQKIKSDAEKDREIILAEAYRESEELRGGGDAKAFHIYAEAYRQDPHFFEFTRTMDAYRKTFKDKTTILVSPDSEFFRYLKQH; encoded by the coding sequence ATGAGCAAACAAGGTTTCATTCTCGCATTCGTTGGCGTCTTGGTCGGGCTGCTCGTCCTTGGAGCCTCTCCGTTTTACATCGTGGACGTAACGCAAAATGCCATCGTGGTGCAATTGGGCAAGCCGGTCCGCAATGTGACCGAAGCGGGCTTGTACCTCAAGGTCCCCTTCATCGAGGAAGTGACCTACTTCGACAAGCGTCTGCTCGATTACGATTCCGATGCGCAGGATGTGATCACCCAAGACAAGAAGACCCTGTTGCTGGACAACTTCGCGAAATGGCGGATCACCGATCCGCTCAAGGTCTACCAGGCGTTCCAGAGCCAACGCGGGGCGCTGCAGCGGCTGCATGACATCATCTATTCCGAACTGCGCGTGGAACTCGGACGTCACGACCTGGCGGAAATCGTGTCCACCGCCCGAGCCGATCTGATGACGGTGGTGACCCAGCGATCCAACGAAAAAGCTTCGGCCTACGGCATCGAAATCCAGGATGTCCGGATCAAGCGGGCGGATTTGCCGGAACAGAACGAGAAGGCCGTGTTTGCTCGAATGCAGGCTGAGCGGGAACGCCAGGCCAAGCAGTATCGGGCCGAGGGAGCGGAAGAATCGCAGAAGATCAAGTCCGATGCGGAAAAGGATCGCGAAATCATCCTGGCAGAGGCGTATCGCGAATCAGAGGAACTGCGGGGAGGCGGCGATGCCAAGGCCTTTCACATCTATGCCGAGGCCTATCGGCAAGATCCTCATTTCTTCGAATTCACCCGGACCATGGATGCCTACCGCAAGACCTTCAAAGACAAGACCACCATTCTGGTCAGCCCCGACTCCGAGTTCTTCCGCTACCTCAAGCAGCATTGA
- a CDS encoding formate--tetrahydrofolate ligase has protein sequence MTDLEIARSITPKHIFEIGQALGLPSDDLISFGRYKAKLSLRLTESLRTRPKGRYVLVTAINPTPLGEGKTTTSIGLGMGLCRLGHRAAVTLRQPSLGPVFGIKGGGTGGGRAQVYPMEDINLHFTGDAHAVSSAHNLLSAFVDNHLFHGNSLNLDPQTVHWPRTLGVSDRALREVALGEGTGGRHGRFVITEASEIMAVLALATDYADLKHRLGNILVGVTKDGKVLRARDFNCVGSMAVLLKDALLPNLVQTLEGTPAFVHAGPFGNIAHGNCSIVSDQLALRCADYVVTEAGFGSDLGAEKFFNIKCRASGLYPDAAVVVATLRALKLHGGGGIVRVGVPLPSGLTGPNQAALEKGFGNLEQHIANVRAHGVPVVVAVNAFKDDPVEELNWVRERAQAAGAVDAAVSTHWADGGRGSEELSRAVVKAASQGTAFRHLYELTWPIKKKIEAIATTIYGASGVSFSQQAEADIKLAEQLGCAELPICMAKTPLSLSHDPSLKGRPSGFIVPIQEVRILSGAGFLTAICSGMQLMPGLPTKPAGERIDFDSISGTIVGLS, from the coding sequence ATGACGGATTTGGAGATTGCGCGCTCAATCACACCCAAGCACATTTTCGAAATCGGACAGGCGTTGGGGCTTCCATCCGATGACCTTATCTCGTTCGGCCGGTACAAGGCCAAGTTATCGCTTCGATTGACCGAGTCGCTCCGGACTCGTCCGAAGGGACGCTATGTGCTGGTGACTGCCATCAATCCCACGCCACTCGGCGAAGGGAAGACCACGACGTCCATTGGGCTGGGTATGGGGCTCTGCCGACTTGGCCATCGGGCTGCCGTGACACTCCGCCAGCCTTCGCTCGGTCCGGTGTTTGGGATCAAGGGCGGGGGAACGGGGGGTGGTCGAGCGCAGGTCTATCCGATGGAGGATATCAATCTGCACTTTACAGGGGATGCCCATGCCGTTTCGTCGGCGCACAATCTCCTGTCCGCCTTTGTCGACAACCATCTCTTTCACGGCAATAGCCTCAACCTTGATCCCCAAACCGTCCATTGGCCGAGGACGCTGGGTGTGAGTGACCGAGCCCTTCGAGAGGTTGCCTTGGGGGAGGGAACCGGCGGGCGGCATGGGCGGTTTGTGATTACCGAAGCATCAGAAATTATGGCCGTCCTTGCATTGGCCACCGATTACGCCGACCTCAAGCACCGTCTTGGGAACATTCTTGTCGGAGTGACGAAGGATGGCAAGGTGCTTCGTGCGAGAGATTTCAATTGTGTCGGGTCGATGGCGGTCTTGCTGAAGGATGCCTTGTTACCCAATTTGGTCCAGACACTTGAGGGGACACCGGCTTTCGTACATGCCGGGCCGTTTGGAAACATTGCACACGGGAACTGTTCCATCGTCTCGGACCAGTTGGCCCTTCGCTGCGCCGACTATGTGGTGACGGAAGCGGGGTTTGGGAGTGACTTGGGGGCGGAGAAATTCTTCAACATTAAGTGCCGCGCATCTGGGCTTTACCCCGATGCTGCGGTGGTAGTGGCGACCCTCCGGGCGTTGAAGCTTCATGGAGGTGGCGGCATCGTCAGGGTGGGGGTTCCGCTTCCGAGCGGACTGACGGGCCCTAACCAGGCGGCGCTTGAAAAGGGATTCGGCAATCTGGAACAGCACATCGCCAACGTGCGCGCCCATGGCGTACCGGTTGTCGTGGCGGTCAATGCCTTCAAGGATGATCCGGTCGAGGAACTCAACTGGGTGCGAGAACGGGCTCAGGCTGCCGGGGCGGTTGACGCGGCCGTGTCGACGCATTGGGCTGACGGGGGGCGTGGGTCTGAAGAGCTGTCTCGAGCAGTCGTGAAGGCGGCGTCGCAAGGGACCGCGTTTCGCCATCTGTACGAGCTGACGTGGCCAATCAAGAAAAAAATTGAGGCCATTGCGACAACCATCTATGGAGCGTCAGGGGTTTCGTTCAGTCAACAGGCCGAAGCAGATATCAAGTTGGCGGAGCAACTCGGGTGCGCCGAGCTGCCTATTTGCATGGCCAAGACTCCGTTGTCCCTATCCCATGATCCAAGCCTGAAGGGACGCCCGTCGGGATTCATCGTGCCGATTCAAGAGGTCCGCATCCTGAGCGGGGCGGGGTTTCTCACTGCTATCTGTTCGGGGATGCAGTTGATGCCGGGCTTGCCGACCAAACCAGCCGGGGAGCGAATCGATTTCGATTCCATTTCCGGAACGATCGTCGGCCTGTCGTAA